A single window of Triplophysa rosa linkage group LG20, Trosa_1v2, whole genome shotgun sequence DNA harbors:
- the LOC130571630 gene encoding uncharacterized protein LOC130571630 gives MANMSSFSVLEKLDSMPNCNEQPPAPIFKTPSPFWNQESVFRRPRHVREPTPDPLTLYPYRYPDLSCATGLNHIYSSLNVNSMNASNRYLTSKYLVNDPNIGRGTYYCSYLTSEVEDGLRNPHHPQTDPFLASYYYRGAVQDVLRRDVPSEEINTGSQKKRPREETYWYHGPEKKRILHGSKKRHYVKNNQLSGSLQYAESNKNNHHQPTLNPSMFEQSKDGENQTREELPLLDGREDAEKHQRNQSTHSESSSPVLCVLHRFVEGSLVELEGGRLKRVEDLRMEDLEQCAEQHPELKLERFTVLKITPSRTPAVLLHVEIERDHSQLSLEANEGLPFFVCGQGWSSCNPRHTRETCRLQCHQLKVGDVCLALTRDPAPVTQPANQSPAEVSTDHTEEKSTLPQKDKSRKRHFTAPELREIYKVHQDTD, from the exons ATGGCAAATATGAGTTCCTTTTCCGTTTTGGAGAAACTGGATTCAATGCCAAATTGCAATGAACAGCCACCTGCACCCATTTTCAAAACCCCTTCTCCATTTTGGAATCAGGAATCTGTGTTCAGGAGACCTAGACATGTGCGGGAACCCACACCTGATCCATTGACTCTCTATCCTTACAGATATCCAGACCTCTCTTGTGCTACAGGACTAAATCACATCTACTCATCACTGAATGTGAACTCAATGAATGCTAGCAATAGATATCTAACATCAAAATACCTTGTGAATGACCCAAATATTGGAAGGGGGACTTATTATTGTAGTTACTTAACTTCAGAAGTGGAAGATGGGCTCAGAAATCCGCACCATCCACAAACTGACCCATTTTTAGCTTCATATTACTACAGAGGGGCTGTTCAGGATGTACTGCGAAGAGACGTTCCGAGTGAGGAAATCAACACGGGCTCGCAAAAAAAGAGACCCAGAGAAGAGACGTACTGGTACCACGGACCAGAAAAGAAGAGAATTCTGCACGGCTCTAAAAAGAGACACTATGTGAAAAACAACCAACTTTCAGGTTCTCTACAATATGCAGAATCTAATAAAAATAACCATCACCAGCCCACTTTGAACCCCTCCATGTTTGAACAATCAAAGGATGGTGAAAATCAAACAAGAGAAGAGCTCCCCCTACTGGATGGGAGAGAAGATGCAGAAAAACACCAAAGGAACCAAAGTACTCATTCTGAATCCTCTTCTCCTGTCCTGTGCGTGCTCCATCGTTTTGTTGAGGGTTCATTGGTGGAGCTTGAGGGCGGTCGACTGAAACGTGTGGAGGATTTACGGATGGAAGATTTGGAGCAATGTGCCGAGCAACATCCAGAGCTAAAACTGGAACGCTTCACAGTGTTGAAGATCACGCCATCACGCACACCTGCAGTTTTATTACACGTGGAGATTGAACGTGACCATTCACAG TTGTCTCTGGAGGCGAATGAGGGGTTGCCGTTTTTTGTTTGTGGGCAAGGCTGGTCGTCCTGCAACCCTCGACACACAAGAGAAACCTGCAGACTGCAGTGCCACCAACTGAAGGTGGGAGACGTCTGCTTGGCGCTGACGCGTGACCCCGCCCCCGTGACACAGCCTGCCAATCAGAGCCCAGCTGAGGTGAGCACAGATCACACAGAAGAGAAGAGCACACTACCACAAAAAGACAAATCACGGAAGAGACACTTCACAGCTCCAGAGCTCAGGGAAATTTACAAGGTACACCAGGACACAGATTAA